A region of Desulfolithobacter dissulfuricans DNA encodes the following proteins:
- a CDS encoding fibronectin type III domain-containing protein: protein MSPAKAVLLLFASILLCCVRPVTVQAAPAEEHPSDQVAIHIAPDARQHILNRVVLLPFTGDSPDFARQVTALFHEALERTGKYRLLALEKAQGWQARHRKTDPVQAGRDLDARGVITGRLRGDYSLSGSEPARRCTISMTDAWNGRTLWEIRSELPWRKGEKTLSMEKTMEGLTLSLVRKLVAAGDIYSPLLPTPQVISTQGDLRRNRIILQPDPPHIYTGYQLLRAPRPDGIFRAVTEPVPNSQGLVILEDSGLKDATTYYYTVIGLTTTGLANVPAAPLAVTTAGTPPPVNGFHAAGNSLRRIRLFWEPSQDPRVNGYVLFRSERKKGPFEKIATIEGRDRQTYTDYGERTPFSTYGALKDSTEYFYTIRARNIVGVLSKDAPVVSAVTKGAPPPPSQVRAIEGQPRRVPLFWTRVTDPDVKGYAIFRSRSASGPFKQIDSVGGRDCQKYTDDGTWGNPLQDHTRYFYKIQSINVVDVRSKDSAIVSATTKPAPRPVSGLQAKSRLFRRVALSWSPGPEPDIITYQIFRGETLDRVTHQVGSVKSEQTTFIDKDLEDGRTYWYQVRAVDRDGLKGQMSNPVQATTKPPPSAPAHLRARCTAEGIQLSWDPGTEGDIVRYEIFTTGFLAARTGESTEPRFLYRIEPESGREYSFRVAAVDANGLSSESSQTVSITCR, encoded by the coding sequence ATGTCCCCAGCCAAGGCCGTACTGCTCCTGTTTGCCTCGATTCTTCTCTGCTGTGTCCGGCCGGTGACCGTCCAGGCCGCACCGGCAGAAGAACATCCCAGCGACCAGGTGGCCATCCACATCGCTCCGGATGCCCGGCAACACATCCTGAACCGGGTCGTCCTGCTGCCCTTTACCGGCGACAGCCCCGACTTTGCCCGCCAGGTCACCGCACTGTTCCACGAGGCCCTGGAGCGAACGGGCAAGTACCGCCTCCTTGCCCTGGAAAAAGCACAGGGCTGGCAGGCCAGGCACCGGAAAACAGATCCCGTGCAGGCGGGACGGGACCTGGATGCCCGCGGCGTAATCACCGGCCGGCTCAGGGGGGACTATTCACTCTCCGGTTCCGAACCGGCCAGGCGCTGCACCATCAGCATGACCGATGCCTGGAACGGCCGGACACTCTGGGAAATACGTTCGGAACTTCCCTGGCGGAAAGGGGAAAAAACTCTTTCCATGGAAAAAACCATGGAGGGCCTGACCCTCAGCCTGGTCCGGAAACTGGTCGCCGCCGGAGATATCTACTCACCCCTGCTCCCGACCCCGCAGGTTATCTCCACCCAGGGCGACCTGCGACGCAACCGGATCATCCTCCAGCCGGATCCACCCCATATCTATACCGGTTATCAGTTGCTTCGCGCCCCGCGGCCTGACGGAATATTTCGCGCCGTCACCGAACCGGTTCCCAACAGTCAGGGGTTGGTTATTCTGGAGGACTCCGGACTTAAGGATGCAACCACTTATTATTACACTGTTATCGGCCTCACCACCACCGGCCTTGCCAACGTACCGGCCGCCCCGCTTGCTGTCACCACCGCCGGCACCCCGCCACCGGTGAACGGATTTCACGCCGCCGGCAACAGCCTGCGCCGCATCCGGCTGTTCTGGGAACCATCCCAGGACCCACGGGTCAACGGCTATGTCCTGTTCCGCAGCGAACGGAAAAAAGGCCCCTTTGAAAAAATCGCCACCATCGAGGGACGCGACCGGCAGACATACACTGACTACGGCGAACGAACACCCTTCAGTACCTATGGTGCCCTGAAGGACAGCACCGAGTATTTCTACACGATCAGGGCCCGTAACATTGTCGGGGTGCTCAGCAAGGATGCGCCCGTTGTCTCCGCGGTTACCAAGGGCGCGCCCCCACCCCCGTCCCAGGTCCGGGCCATCGAAGGCCAGCCCCGCCGGGTACCCCTGTTCTGGACCCGGGTCACGGATCCGGATGTCAAGGGCTATGCCATCTTTCGCAGCCGCTCAGCCAGCGGGCCGTTCAAACAGATCGATTCTGTCGGCGGCCGCGACTGCCAGAAGTACACCGATGACGGCACCTGGGGCAATCCTCTCCAGGATCACACCAGGTATTTCTACAAGATCCAGTCCATCAATGTGGTCGACGTTCGTTCCAAAGATTCGGCGATCGTGTCCGCTACCACCAAGCCGGCGCCGCGACCGGTATCGGGACTCCAGGCCAAGAGTCGCCTCTTTCGCCGGGTCGCCCTGAGCTGGTCGCCAGGTCCGGAGCCGGATATCATAACCTACCAGATCTTCCGGGGTGAAACCCTGGACCGGGTAACCCACCAGGTCGGCTCGGTCAAATCGGAGCAAACTACCTTTATCGACAAGGACCTGGAAGACGGACGCACCTACTGGTACCAGGTCCGGGCCGTGGACAGGGACGGCCTGAAGGGCCAGATGTCCAATCCGGTCCAGGCCACCACGAAACCGCCACCATCCGCACCCGCCCATCTCCGGGCCCGGTGCACGGCCGAAGGTATCCAGCTTTCCTGGGATCCGGGGACAGAAGGAGATATCGTCCGTTACGAGATTTTCACCACGGGATTTCTGGCCGCCAGAACAGGGGAAAGCACGGAACCGCGCTTTCTCTACAGGATCGAGCCCGAATCGGGCAGGGAATACAGTTTCCGGGTGGCAGCCGTGGATGCAAACGGTCTGAGCAGCGAAAGTTCACAAACCGTTTCGATCACCTGCAGGTAG
- a CDS encoding GspE/PulE family protein, with protein MGLLQSDALLDLLCEQNLLTTEQRQYIILHKGKQRQKLLKQAGNRRPEDRRRPDRGYPDLVDIIASLRLEIPGQKGARLGEEVILRAVSRKLKIPFKKLDPLELDMEVVTRTIPRSFALTHLILPLELHDGILEVALYDPDKQSVLEDIERANQVKVRPFLSTRSDIKKILAEFFGFQRSITAAETQFGAGVGGSQTVDIGNLEQYVRLSSAQELTSTDQHIKAAVNHLFHYALEQRASDIHIEPKRNICLIRFRIDGVLHTIYKLPKAVHSAIASRIKSLARLDIAEKRRPQDGRIKIGQGREKEAELRVSSVPVAFGEKIVLRILDPNVIFQDLHELGFSRRDFQVYENFMRAPHGIVLVTGPTGSGKSTTLYSTLKKIATPEKNIVTVEDPVEMVYEEFNQIAVQTQIDVTFSSILRNILRQDPDIIMIGEIRDLETATHAVQAALTGHLVFSTLHTNDAVSSIIRLVDLGLEPFLVASTMLGALAQRLVRRICPHCVESYQVTGAELARLGFPVEGDGPVELRRGKGCQHCRGTGYLGRLGIFEIFPMSEQLKKLVADRATDARLRQVAIGEGMTTLREDAWRKVRRGVTTLEEAIRVTGEQQ; from the coding sequence ATGGGCCTGTTACAAAGTGATGCACTCCTCGACCTGCTCTGTGAGCAGAACCTGCTGACGACAGAGCAGCGGCAGTACATCATTTTGCACAAGGGCAAACAGCGCCAGAAACTCCTCAAGCAGGCCGGAAACCGGCGGCCGGAGGACAGGCGCCGTCCGGACCGGGGCTATCCGGACCTGGTGGACATCATTGCGTCCCTGCGGCTCGAAATTCCCGGGCAGAAGGGGGCGCGTCTTGGCGAGGAGGTCATTCTTCGGGCGGTGAGCCGTAAGCTGAAGATTCCGTTCAAGAAGCTCGACCCGCTGGAACTGGACATGGAGGTGGTGACCCGGACCATTCCCCGCTCCTTTGCCCTTACCCACCTGATTCTGCCGCTGGAGTTGCATGACGGTATCCTGGAGGTGGCGCTCTATGATCCGGACAAGCAGTCAGTGCTTGAAGATATCGAGCGGGCCAATCAGGTCAAGGTCCGGCCCTTTCTTTCCACCCGCAGCGATATAAAGAAGATCCTGGCCGAGTTTTTCGGCTTCCAGCGCTCCATAACGGCTGCTGAAACCCAGTTCGGCGCCGGTGTCGGCGGATCGCAGACCGTGGATATCGGCAACCTGGAGCAGTATGTCCGGCTTTCCTCGGCCCAGGAGCTGACCTCCACGGATCAGCATATCAAGGCCGCGGTCAACCACTTGTTCCACTATGCCCTGGAGCAGCGGGCCAGTGATATCCATATCGAGCCCAAGCGCAATATCTGCCTGATCCGCTTCAGGATCGACGGGGTGCTGCACACCATATACAAGCTGCCCAAAGCGGTCCATTCGGCCATTGCCTCGCGGATAAAGTCACTGGCACGGCTGGATATTGCCGAAAAAAGGCGGCCCCAGGACGGGCGGATCAAGATCGGCCAGGGGCGGGAGAAGGAGGCGGAGCTGCGGGTATCGTCGGTACCGGTGGCCTTTGGGGAAAAGATAGTCCTGCGTATCCTGGATCCCAATGTTATCTTTCAGGACCTGCATGAACTTGGTTTTTCCAGGCGGGATTTCCAGGTCTACGAGAACTTCATGCGGGCTCCGCACGGTATTGTCCTGGTTACCGGGCCCACGGGCAGCGGCAAATCGACCACCCTCTATTCCACTCTGAAAAAGATTGCCACCCCGGAGAAGAACATCGTCACCGTCGAGGATCCGGTGGAGATGGTGTATGAGGAATTCAACCAGATCGCGGTTCAGACACAAATTGACGTGACCTTTTCCTCTATTTTACGTAATATCCTGCGCCAGGATCCAGATATTATCATGATCGGTGAGATCCGCGATCTGGAGACCGCAACCCATGCGGTCCAGGCGGCCCTGACCGGACACCTGGTCTTTTCCACCCTGCATACCAACGATGCGGTCTCAAGCATTATCCGGCTGGTGGATCTGGGGCTGGAGCCCTTTCTTGTCGCCTCCACCATGCTCGGGGCCCTGGCCCAGCGGCTGGTCCGGCGGATATGCCCGCATTGTGTGGAGAGCTACCAGGTGACCGGCGCGGAACTGGCCCGGCTCGGCTTTCCCGTGGAGGGCGACGGTCCGGTGGAACTCAGGCGAGGCAAGGGGTGCCAGCACTGCCGGGGAACGGGATATCTGGGACGGCTGGGGATTTTCGAGATCTTTCCCATGTCGGAGCAGCTCAAGAAACTGGTGGCCGACCGGGCCACCGATGCCCGGCTTCGGCAGGTGGCCATCGGTGAGGGTATGACCACCCTGCGTGAGGATGCCTGGCGCAAGGTGCGCCGCGGCGTGACCACCCTGGAAGAGGCCATCCGGGTAACCGGGGAACAGCAGTGA
- a CDS encoding Fic family protein has translation MKRELQGKYVTISTVGEKAQAFVPAPLPPRPPIDWTPELRNKFDQALLALGRLDSVSTLLPDTSLFLYMYVRKEAVLSSMIEGTQSSLSDLLLFELDMEPGVPMDDVREVSNYMAALDHGLARLAEGFPLSLRLIKEMHSILLAKGRGSNQTPGEFRRTQNWIGGTRPGNAAFVPPPAEQVIDCMGKLELFLHDQPEPTPALLKAALTHVQFETIHPFLDGNGRLGRLLITLLLCERSVLREPMLYLSLYFKTHRRYYYELLNNVRLIGDWEAWLDFFAEAVIVTATQAVETARQLVDLANKDRDKISSLGRAAPSALRIHRAMMERPITTSGWLVKKTGITPATVNKCLAHLERLGIVRELTSRKRNRLFSYTGYVEIMNQGTELPG, from the coding sequence ATGAAGCGAGAACTCCAAGGAAAATACGTGACCATATCGACAGTGGGTGAGAAGGCCCAGGCCTTCGTGCCCGCGCCGCTGCCTCCGCGTCCGCCCATCGACTGGACACCGGAGCTGCGTAACAAGTTCGACCAGGCGCTACTGGCGCTGGGTCGGCTGGACAGTGTCTCAACCCTGCTACCGGACACCTCGCTGTTCCTGTACATGTACGTTCGTAAGGAGGCGGTTCTCTCCTCGATGATCGAGGGAACGCAGTCATCGCTCTCCGATCTCCTGCTTTTCGAATTGGACATGGAGCCCGGTGTGCCGATGGATGATGTCCGGGAAGTGAGCAACTATATGGCAGCCCTGGACCATGGCCTTGCACGACTGGCCGAGGGGTTCCCGCTGTCACTGCGTCTGATAAAAGAGATGCACTCCATATTGCTTGCCAAGGGGCGGGGCAGCAACCAGACACCGGGCGAATTCCGCAGGACCCAGAACTGGATCGGCGGCACCCGGCCCGGCAATGCGGCCTTTGTCCCTCCACCGGCCGAGCAGGTGATAGATTGCATGGGCAAACTGGAATTATTTCTGCACGACCAGCCGGAACCGACCCCTGCGCTCCTTAAAGCTGCTCTGACCCATGTGCAGTTCGAGACCATCCATCCGTTTCTGGATGGTAACGGCCGTCTTGGACGGCTCCTGATCACGCTGCTTCTGTGCGAGCGATCAGTACTCCGTGAGCCCATGCTCTACCTGAGCCTCTATTTCAAAACACACCGCCGGTATTACTACGAATTGCTCAACAATGTGCGTCTGATCGGTGACTGGGAAGCCTGGCTCGACTTTTTCGCGGAGGCGGTCATTGTCACCGCCACCCAGGCGGTGGAAACAGCGCGGCAACTTGTCGATCTGGCAAATAAAGACCGTGATAAGATCAGCAGCCTCGGCCGGGCGGCGCCATCTGCCCTGCGGATTCATCGGGCCATGATGGAACGTCCCATCACCACTTCCGGGTGGCTGGTGAAAAAAACGGGCATAACTCCGGCGACGGTCAATAAGTGCCTGGCCCATCTTGAGCGTTTGGGCATTGTCCGGGAATTGACTTCCCGCAAGCGCAACCGGCTTTTCAGCTATACCGGATACGTGGAGATCATGAACCAGGGGACGGAACTGCCAGGGTAA
- a CDS encoding SWIM zinc finger family protein — MARKRRYSGWYPATRPKTVAGGIKARSKRGWFSESWWGRRWEEIMASYNIGARLGRGKSYARQGQVVDVRTSVAGIEAVVQGSRNKPYQVRISFRHWTEKEWLTVLDTIAEQPRYLARLLNGELPEHLENDLRKADINLFPATYSELQADCSCPDWSNPCKHIAAVAFIMAREFDREPLLLFRFRGLEPEDFFALVRAIQGEEVKVDASRPVPPLATIQQEMLGRDLRRRQPAPLALNEPETFWSRNLPLDTIPVRRKPPRLEASLIRRLGPPPLWRSEHDFIPFMRRLYARFQKTGEEILNKDK, encoded by the coding sequence ATGGCCAGAAAAAGGAGATATTCCGGCTGGTATCCGGCTACCCGTCCCAAAACGGTTGCCGGAGGGATCAAGGCCCGGTCAAAACGGGGCTGGTTCTCTGAATCATGGTGGGGTCGGCGCTGGGAAGAAATCATGGCCTCCTACAACATCGGCGCCAGGCTGGGCCGGGGCAAAAGCTATGCCCGGCAGGGCCAGGTGGTCGATGTCCGTACCAGTGTGGCAGGGATTGAGGCTGTGGTCCAGGGCAGCAGAAACAAACCCTACCAGGTCAGGATCAGTTTCCGCCACTGGACAGAGAAAGAGTGGCTGACCGTGCTGGACACCATTGCCGAACAGCCCAGGTACCTGGCCCGGCTGCTCAACGGCGAGCTACCGGAACACCTGGAAAACGACCTGCGGAAAGCCGACATCAACCTTTTTCCGGCTACCTACAGTGAGCTGCAGGCCGACTGTTCCTGCCCCGACTGGTCCAACCCCTGTAAACACATTGCAGCGGTCGCCTTTATCATGGCCCGAGAGTTCGACCGGGAGCCGCTGCTGCTTTTCCGCTTCCGGGGTCTGGAGCCGGAAGATTTTTTCGCCCTGGTCCGGGCCATCCAGGGGGAAGAGGTGAAGGTCGACGCTTCCAGGCCGGTGCCGCCATTGGCCACTATCCAGCAGGAAATGCTAGGCAGGGACCTGCGTCGGCGCCAGCCTGCACCTTTGGCCCTAAACGAACCGGAAACCTTCTGGTCCCGGAACCTGCCCCTTGACACCATCCCCGTGCGCCGGAAACCACCCCGGCTGGAGGCATCTCTCATCCGTCGCCTGGGCCCCCCGCCCCTCTGGCGCAGCGAACACGATTTCATTCCTTTCATGAGAAGACTTTACGCCCGGTTTCAGAAGACCGGCGAAGAAATCCTCAACAAAGACAAATAA
- a CDS encoding SNF2-related protein, translating into MSYPTPVILHGVWSDASFCVWAESSTGILDTPDSVLADFDISPGDPEPLALTLPGCKGVPVPSSTLLDRSPTSGRTSLQACTIATTALPPDTAVDFLHHIRRVDPARHPDIFPGPDLEYWAFVLEWSAAFLVRQDVVPDITRKEEDIRGCWRPWFRPEESAAFATLSSIMPPACLAIHGRELFRDPEKLRDVAGELLYDVTCILVDALCRRSAAAAEPAAVDPGQSVHDRWLADLCDRMPGNRQNMDTPLDDLGLPPLARKALDRAGIHTTAELTGCSAHELLRLSGFGPASLDRVQAALARMGLRLDMSMASGVPDLDALADQLPAWHNRLQPQAWDGLRLCLRLEEPVGKKKEKSWTLRFLLQATDDPSLVVPADAVWEGNRELFPGRQLERADVLLLTALDRASQLFEPLAPVLELSKPDKWFLTTDETYLFLREGAWLLEEEGFGVLLPGWWTGHHQKISARASIATAENEAPAGLGDILSFDWQMALGDTPISYEELRRLAAAKSPLVQVRGQWVEVEPADIDRALKFWKKRDQLQMTVGTAIALGLGDERTIHGMRFTGLDAGGWLAEVVKGLKSGEKLPVLSPPKALSGKLRSYQQRGLSWLHFLSRFGLGGCLADDMGLGKTIQALALILKNREQGRTEPVLLICPTSVLGNWQREATRFAPDLAVLLHHGPGRSREQAFQESAARHHLVLTSFGLALRDIDTLRQVSWAGIIVDEAHNIKNPDTRQSRAIRSIPARFRIALTGTPVENSIMDLWSIMDFCNPGFLGTKSSFRKKYLGPVQMRQDDEAAKRLQRITRPFLLRRLKTDKQIIRDLPEKQETDIHVTLTPEQASLYQAAVDDANQQLAEAIGMQRRGIILATLTKLKQICNHPAHFLGQKRPLEGRSGKLDRLLEMMHILRDAGDSALVFTQFREMGELLTPYLRTRLGVPVYFLHGGVSRKKRDVMVREFQEGAGSAIMVLSLKAGGTGLNLTRASHVFHFDRWWNPAVEEQATDRAFRIGQKKNVQVHKFLCQGTVEERIDNLLKRKKDLAEKVVGSGEAWLTELSTRELQELFRLDSEAVEP; encoded by the coding sequence ATGTCCTACCCAACCCCTGTTATCCTGCACGGCGTCTGGAGCGATGCCTCCTTCTGCGTCTGGGCCGAGTCCTCCACGGGTATTCTCGACACTCCGGATTCCGTGCTGGCTGACTTCGATATTTCACCCGGTGACCCTGAACCCCTGGCCCTGACCCTGCCCGGGTGCAAAGGGGTCCCGGTCCCTTCATCCACACTCCTGGACCGGTCCCCGACGTCCGGCAGGACCAGCCTCCAGGCCTGTACCATTGCGACCACGGCCCTCCCCCCGGACACAGCAGTGGATTTTCTCCACCATATCCGGCGGGTTGACCCTGCCAGGCATCCTGACATCTTTCCCGGGCCCGATCTCGAATACTGGGCCTTTGTTCTGGAGTGGTCGGCCGCCTTCCTGGTTCGCCAGGATGTGGTTCCTGATATCACCCGGAAGGAAGAAGATATCCGCGGCTGCTGGCGTCCCTGGTTCCGTCCCGAAGAATCGGCCGCTTTTGCCACCCTTTCCTCGATCATGCCCCCGGCCTGCCTGGCCATCCACGGACGGGAGCTCTTCCGGGACCCGGAAAAGTTACGTGACGTGGCCGGGGAGTTGCTCTACGATGTCACCTGTATCCTGGTGGACGCTCTCTGCCGGAGAAGCGCCGCTGCTGCCGAGCCCGCAGCCGTTGATCCCGGACAGAGTGTCCACGACCGCTGGCTGGCAGATCTCTGCGACCGCATGCCCGGGAACCGCCAGAACATGGACACCCCCCTGGATGATCTGGGATTGCCCCCCCTGGCCCGGAAAGCTCTTGACCGGGCAGGAATCCACACGACTGCTGAACTGACCGGTTGTTCCGCCCACGAGCTGCTACGCCTGTCCGGCTTTGGCCCCGCGAGCCTGGACCGCGTCCAGGCCGCGCTGGCACGCATGGGGCTGCGTCTGGATATGTCGATGGCATCCGGCGTTCCGGACCTCGACGCCTTGGCCGATCAGCTGCCTGCCTGGCACAACCGCCTCCAGCCACAGGCCTGGGATGGTCTGCGACTCTGCTTGCGCCTTGAAGAGCCCGTCGGCAAAAAAAAAGAAAAGTCCTGGACGCTGCGTTTTCTCCTCCAGGCAACCGACGACCCAAGCCTTGTCGTTCCGGCGGATGCGGTCTGGGAAGGCAACCGGGAACTTTTTCCCGGCCGCCAGCTGGAGCGGGCCGATGTACTGCTCCTGACCGCCCTGGACCGGGCGTCACAGCTCTTTGAACCCCTGGCTCCGGTCCTTGAGCTTTCCAAGCCAGACAAATGGTTCCTTACCACCGACGAGACATACCTCTTCCTTAGGGAGGGTGCCTGGTTGCTGGAGGAGGAAGGTTTCGGCGTTCTGCTGCCAGGCTGGTGGACAGGACACCACCAGAAAATCTCCGCCAGGGCCTCCATCGCCACTGCGGAGAATGAAGCCCCGGCCGGCCTGGGTGACATCCTCTCCTTTGACTGGCAAATGGCTCTTGGCGACACCCCGATCAGTTACGAGGAACTTCGTCGGCTGGCGGCAGCCAAATCCCCCCTGGTGCAGGTCCGCGGCCAATGGGTCGAAGTCGAGCCAGCCGATATAGACCGGGCCCTCAAGTTCTGGAAGAAACGGGACCAGCTGCAGATGACCGTGGGTACGGCCATTGCCCTTGGCCTTGGCGATGAGCGAACCATCCACGGCATGCGCTTTACCGGGCTGGATGCCGGCGGATGGCTGGCCGAGGTTGTGAAAGGGCTCAAGTCAGGAGAAAAACTGCCCGTTCTTTCGCCGCCGAAAGCTCTCTCCGGCAAGCTTCGCTCCTACCAGCAAAGGGGCCTTTCCTGGCTCCATTTTCTCAGCCGTTTCGGTCTTGGCGGCTGCCTGGCCGATGATATGGGACTTGGCAAGACTATCCAGGCCCTGGCACTCATCCTCAAAAACCGTGAACAGGGCCGGACCGAGCCGGTCCTGCTGATCTGCCCCACCTCGGTCCTGGGCAACTGGCAGCGGGAGGCGACCCGGTTCGCGCCGGACCTGGCTGTCCTGCTCCATCATGGCCCCGGGAGATCACGGGAGCAAGCCTTCCAGGAAAGCGCTGCCCGACACCACCTGGTACTCACCAGTTTCGGTCTGGCGCTTCGCGATATCGACACCCTGCGCCAGGTCAGCTGGGCAGGGATAATCGTCGACGAAGCCCACAATATCAAAAACCCCGATACCAGGCAGTCCCGAGCCATCCGCAGCATCCCGGCCCGTTTCCGGATCGCCCTTACCGGTACCCCGGTGGAAAATTCCATCATGGATCTCTGGTCGATCATGGACTTCTGCAATCCCGGTTTTCTCGGGACCAAATCCTCGTTCCGAAAAAAATACCTGGGCCCGGTCCAGATGCGGCAGGACGATGAAGCAGCAAAAAGGCTGCAACGCATCACCAGGCCCTTTCTGCTGCGGAGACTCAAGACCGACAAACAGATCATCCGCGACCTGCCGGAGAAGCAGGAGACCGATATCCATGTCACCCTGACCCCGGAACAGGCCAGCCTGTACCAGGCCGCAGTGGATGACGCAAATCAGCAACTGGCCGAGGCCATTGGTATGCAGCGCCGGGGTATCATCCTGGCCACCCTGACGAAACTCAAGCAGATATGCAACCACCCGGCCCATTTTCTGGGCCAGAAGCGTCCTCTTGAAGGACGCAGCGGCAAGCTGGACCGGCTGCTGGAGATGATGCACATCCTGCGCGACGCGGGTGACAGCGCCCTGGTATTTACCCAGTTCCGCGAGATGGGCGAGCTGTTGACCCCGTACCTGCGCACCAGGCTCGGAGTGCCGGTCTATTTTCTCCATGGCGGCGTCTCGCGCAAAAAGCGTGACGTGATGGTCCGGGAATTCCAGGAAGGTGCAGGGTCGGCGATCATGGTACTGTCGCTCAAGGCCGGTGGCACGGGGCTCAACCTCACCCGGGCCAGCCACGTCTTTCATTTTGACCGCTGGTGGAACCCGGCCGTGGAGGAACAGGCCACCGACCGGGCCTTTCGCATCGGGCAGAAGAAAAACGTCCAGGTACACAAGTTTCTCTGCCAGGGAACCGTGGAAGAGCGGATAGATAACCTGCTGAAAAGAAAAAAGGACCTGGCGGAAAAAGTTGTCGGCAGCGGCGAGGCATGGCTTACCGAACTCTCTACCAGGGAACTGCAGGAGTTGTTCCGCCTGGACAGCGAGGCCGTGGAACCATGA
- the elbB gene encoding isoprenoid biosynthesis glyoxalase ElbB, with amino-acid sequence MSKSKKTFGVILSGCGHQDGAEIHEATLTLWAIHKNGADYQCFAPDIDQYHVLNHITGKEMDEHRNVLIEAARIARGDIQDLKNLDPDQLDGLVLPGGFGAAKNLCTYAFDGPDCTVNGDVARAIREMHKRQKPIGALCIAPVIVVRVLGDVTVTIGQDEGTAGNIAAMGGRHTATWQGEIAVDEKNRVVTTPCYMLPSRVDQIGEGADKVVQAMLRLMS; translated from the coding sequence ATGAGCAAGAGCAAAAAAACATTTGGTGTCATCCTGTCCGGCTGCGGCCATCAGGACGGAGCCGAAATTCATGAGGCAACCCTCACCCTGTGGGCCATCCATAAAAACGGGGCCGATTACCAGTGCTTTGCCCCGGATATCGACCAGTATCACGTGCTCAACCATATAACCGGAAAGGAGATGGACGAGCACCGAAACGTGCTCATCGAAGCGGCCCGCATCGCCAGGGGCGATATCCAGGACCTCAAAAATCTCGATCCCGATCAGCTCGACGGCCTGGTCCTGCCCGGCGGGTTCGGCGCCGCCAAAAATCTCTGCACCTATGCCTTCGACGGCCCCGACTGCACTGTCAACGGGGATGTGGCCCGGGCGATCAGGGAAATGCACAAGCGGCAAAAACCCATCGGCGCCCTGTGCATTGCCCCGGTCATCGTGGTCCGGGTGCTTGGTGATGTCACCGTCACCATTGGCCAGGACGAGGGAACAGCCGGCAACATCGCGGCCATGGGCGGCCGACACACCGCCACCTGGCAGGGCGAGATTGCCGTGGACGAGAAAAACAGGGTCGTTACCACGCCCTGCTACATGCTCCCCTCCAGGGTCGACCAGATCGGCGAGGGCGCAGACAAGGTCGTCCAGGCCATGTTGCGGCTGATGTCTTAG
- the hpt gene encoding hypoxanthine phosphoribosyltransferase produces METRKLLLSSEQIQQRVAELGQQLTREYAGKKLVLMGVLNGAFMFLADLAKHIELDLEVDFIRVASYGNETSTSGTIRLTKEPELELVGKDILLVEDIIDTGTTMAWLERYFQDHAVRSVKVCALIDKKERRQTRVQVDYAAFHIDRGFLIGYGLDYAQLYRNLPAIYTLSP; encoded by the coding sequence ATGGAAACACGCAAACTCCTTCTCTCAAGCGAACAGATCCAGCAACGGGTTGCCGAGCTTGGCCAGCAACTCACCAGGGAATACGCCGGCAAAAAACTCGTCCTCATGGGCGTGCTCAACGGGGCCTTCATGTTTCTTGCCGACCTGGCAAAACATATCGAACTGGACCTGGAAGTGGACTTCATCCGGGTCGCCAGCTACGGCAATGAAACCTCCACCTCCGGCACCATCCGGTTGACCAAGGAACCGGAGCTGGAGCTTGTGGGCAAGGACATACTCCTGGTGGAAGACATCATCGATACCGGTACCACCATGGCCTGGCTGGAACGGTATTTCCAGGACCATGCGGTCCGCTCTGTCAAGGTCTGCGCCCTGATCGACAAGAAGGAGCGCCGCCAGACCAGGGTTCAGGTCGATTACGCCGCCTTCCACATCGACCGCGGCTTTCTCATCGGTTACGGTCTGGACTATGCCCAGCTCTACCGCAATCTGCCGGCCATCTACACCCTCTCCCCATAA